From the genome of Scytonema hofmannii PCC 7110, one region includes:
- a CDS encoding HlyD family efflux transporter periplasmic adaptor subunit produces MLSHSNSEFLPPIQENEFLPPISRWTTFGGLFILCVLGLAFPVAAVAKYKVTVKGQAVVRPAGELRIVQAASEGLVMRVWVKENQAIKKGDIIASIDDSRLQTKKSQLQSNIHQSRLQLVQINAQLDAIHSRIRAETDRSNRVIAAAEAELSGRTREYQDKTITSMTEVQEAEANVRMAQKELQKAFADLRSDRAKLGSTRATLTAAQSKRDRYQKVAKQGALSVDQFEEAQLAVNQQQQAVESQKAAIEAQKQTIERLKQAVVASVAKRQQAMAALNPTNAEVAIATQRIAQEKATGKASLATSDKERIALIQQRIEIYKQLERDIRELQQVKIDLSQTAITATADGIISKLNLRNPGQTVRVGEEIAQIAPNDVPLVVKASVASEEKSKLKEGQKVLLRVSACPYPDYGTLKGKVTAISPDAFTPQANGATTAAPTPTTTQKAAGVGAFYEVTIEPENLSLHQGEKQCSVQLGMQGTADIVSREETVLQFFLRKARLIADP; encoded by the coding sequence ATGCTGAGTCACTCCAACTCCGAGTTTCTGCCCCCAATTCAAGAAAACGAATTTTTGCCACCAATTAGTCGTTGGACGACCTTCGGCGGATTGTTTATCCTTTGTGTTCTTGGATTAGCTTTTCCGGTTGCTGCTGTTGCCAAATATAAAGTCACTGTTAAAGGACAAGCTGTGGTTCGTCCGGCGGGTGAATTGCGGATTGTTCAGGCTGCAAGTGAAGGTCTGGTGATGCGCGTTTGGGTCAAAGAAAATCAAGCTATCAAAAAAGGCGATATCATTGCCAGTATCGATGACTCCCGCCTTCAAACCAAAAAAAGTCAACTGCAAAGCAATATCCACCAGTCTCGGTTACAACTGGTTCAAATTAATGCCCAGCTCGATGCTATCCATAGCCGAATTCGAGCCGAAACCGACCGGAGCAACCGCGTTATAGCTGCAGCTGAAGCTGAATTGAGCGGTCGCACTCGCGAGTATCAAGACAAAACAATTACCAGTATGACCGAGGTTCAAGAAGCTGAGGCGAACGTGAGAATGGCTCAGAAGGAATTGCAAAAAGCTTTTGCAGATTTAAGGTCAGATCGAGCAAAATTAGGGTCTACTCGTGCCACTCTCACAGCAGCTCAGTCAAAGCGAGACCGATATCAGAAAGTAGCTAAACAAGGAGCGCTTTCTGTGGATCAATTTGAGGAAGCACAACTGGCTGTTAATCAGCAACAACAAGCAGTTGAGTCACAAAAAGCAGCAATTGAGGCACAGAAACAAACAATTGAGCGCCTAAAACAAGCGGTTGTTGCTTCGGTTGCTAAACGGCAACAGGCAATGGCTGCCCTTAATCCCACTAACGCAGAAGTTGCGATCGCCACACAACGTATTGCCCAAGAAAAAGCTACAGGCAAAGCTAGCTTAGCCACATCAGATAAAGAACGCATCGCCCTTATCCAACAACGTATTGAAATTTACAAACAGCTTGAGCGCGATATCCGTGAACTCCAGCAAGTGAAAATCGACCTCAGCCAGACTGCCATCACTGCCACAGCGGATGGCATTATCTCTAAACTGAATCTGCGAAACCCCGGTCAAACTGTACGTGTTGGCGAGGAAATTGCTCAAATTGCCCCAAATGATGTCCCTTTAGTGGTTAAAGCATCTGTGGCATCTGAGGAAAAGAGTAAGTTAAAAGAAGGACAAAAAGTACTTTTGAGGGTTTCGGCTTGTCCTTATCCAGATTACGGCACTCTTAAAGGTAAGGTCACGGCGATTTCCCCAGATGCATTCACTCCTCAAGCTAATGGTGCAACTACAGCTGCTCCTACACCAACTACAACCCAAAAAGCAGCAGGTGTCGGCGCTTTTTACGAAGTGACAATTGAGCCAGAGAACCTTTCTTTACATCAAGGCGAAAAACAGTGTTCTGTCCAGTTGGGGATGCAAGGCACAGCCGATATTGTTTCTAGAGAAGAGACTGTACTGCAATTCTTTTTAAGGAAAGCAAGGCTAATCGCAGACCCTTAG
- a CDS encoding filamentous hemagglutinin N-terminal domain-containing protein: MSTRWRWFLRIAICGTSIFSANCALAQITPDSTLPNNSSVTREGSTFNITGGTQAGSNLFHSFGEFSAPNGGTAFFNNAVDIQNIISRVTGKSISNIDGLIRANGTANLFLINPNGIIFGQNARLDIGGSFLASTASSLEFSDGFEFNATSGQTTSLLTISAPIGLQYGRNPGGNILNQSSAFNSSGDPVGLQVQSGKTLALVSSEVNLDDGILFAPGGRVELGGLVGEGTVGLNVNGNNLSLSFPDSVARANVSLTNGSEVDVTAGGGGNIVVNAQNLNILGGSKLLAGIGESLGLVGSVAGDITLNATGAIKIEQSSRIENNVNLDATGNGGSINIQGRSLSMTDGARLRASTVGQGSAGSISIHVEDEVSLSSQSYIDSSANYLAMGNGGNIQIKAGSLTMSEAQLSASTTRSEKRGVPPGQGNGGNISVQIEGAVSLKDSSIDSIVGSRTVGNGGDIHIKAGSLTMADEAIVTVSTDGRGNAGNISVQVEDELSLTTSYINSFVNFFGENYRAVGDGGDIHIEAGSLLMTADPRLRVKSGAQISSGTFGTGNAGNISVQVKDTVSLSGYSYISSGVSSTAKGDGGDIQIKAGSLLMTDDTGLSTITDGLGDAGNISVQVKDAVSLTDSSIGSQVGFFKAEGDGGNIYLEAESLFMTDGARLNASTVGQGAAGNIQINASDSVSISGVQLDGLPYSSGLFTNTVETATGQSGDIVINTDALRISDRALLSTQTRNAFRGGNITVNAKTLEVTSGGQLLTTAFSSGKAGDITVNSTDSITISGSAPTPTFGDQFAISDSRDVFSNDSPASGLFVRVQGNEAANAGDIKVTARSIRLDNKGTLSAETTFGEGGNIILNVRDILLLRNNSSITATAGTAQQDGGNGGNITINAPNGFIVANPNGNNDITANAFTGSGGKITINATNIFGITPLSRQELEKLRPDLNSSQLLTNDITAISRTNPSLSGTIELNTPDIDPNSSLVNLPSVPVDTEVAQSCTAGGTVAKSQFIITGRGGLPPNAGETLSTDAVQVDLITLNSRSDNRNSPSVTSKTTTAIPERIVEATGWMRNEKGEVVFIAHSPITTPQSPWFTQPDCRAS, translated from the coding sequence ATGAGTACTCGTTGGCGCTGGTTCTTAAGAATTGCGATATGTGGTACAAGCATTTTCTCTGCAAATTGTGCTCTTGCCCAAATTACGCCCGATAGCACTCTACCTAATAATTCCAGCGTTACAAGAGAGGGTAGCACCTTCAATATTACTGGAGGAACTCAAGCAGGAAGCAACTTGTTCCACAGCTTTGGGGAGTTTTCTGCTCCGAATGGCGGCACTGCTTTCTTCAATAATGCTGTGGATATTCAGAATATCATCAGTCGGGTAACGGGTAAGTCTATTTCTAATATTGATGGGTTGATCCGCGCTAATGGTACAGCTAACCTATTTCTGATTAACCCCAATGGGATTATTTTTGGACAGAATGCTCGTCTTGATATCGGCGGTTCTTTTTTAGCAAGTACGGCAAGTAGTCTAGAATTTTCAGATGGGTTTGAGTTCAATGCCACTTCTGGACAAACCACGTCCTTGCTGACTATAAGTGCGCCCATTGGTTTGCAATATGGGAGGAATCCAGGAGGAAATATTCTCAATCAATCCTCCGCATTCAATAGTAGTGGTGACCCCGTTGGTTTGCAGGTGCAGTCTGGTAAAACTTTGGCACTCGTAAGCAGTGAAGTGAATTTGGATGACGGAATTTTATTTGCACCTGGTGGTCGAGTTGAGTTGGGAGGATTGGTAGGAGAGGGAACAGTAGGGTTGAATGTGAATGGCAACAATTTAAGTTTAAGTTTTCCTGATAGTGTAGCCCGAGCAAATGTATCACTTACCAATGGATCTGAAGTTGATGTGACTGCCGGAGGTGGAGGTAATATTGTAGTCAATGCCCAGAACTTAAATATTTTAGGAGGAAGTAAGCTTCTTGCTGGTATAGGAGAAAGTTTAGGGTTAGTTGGCTCTGTTGCGGGAGATATTACGCTCAATGCTACAGGGGCAATCAAAATAGAGCAATCAAGTAGAATTGAAAACAATGTAAATCTTGATGCCACTGGTAATGGTGGTAGTATCAACATCCAAGGTAGGTCGCTCTCTATGACTGATGGCGCTAGGCTAAGAGCTAGCACCGTTGGACAGGGGAGTGCTGGCAGTATATCCATCCACGTTGAAGACGAGGTTTCTCTCTCAAGCCAAAGCTATATCGACAGTTCTGCAAACTATTTAGCCATGGGCAATGGTGGCAACATCCAAATCAAAGCTGGCTCGCTCACCATGAGTGAAGCGCAACTGAGTGCCAGCACGACTCGTTCTGAGAAAAGAGGCGTCCCCCCAGGCCAAGGGAATGGTGGTAACATATCCGTTCAGATTGAGGGCGCGGTCTCTCTCAAAGACAGCTCTATCGACAGCATTGTAGGTTCTAGAACTGTGGGCAATGGTGGTGACATCCATATTAAGGCTGGGTCGCTCACTATGGCTGATGAAGCTATTGTGACTGTCAGCACCGATGGAAGGGGGAATGCTGGTAACATATCCGTCCAGGTTGAGGACGAACTCTCTCTTACAACCAGCTACATCAACAGCTTTGTGAACTTTTTTGGTGAAAACTATAGAGCAGTGGGTGATGGTGGTGACATCCACATCGAGGCAGGGTCGCTCTTGATGACTGCTGATCCTCGTTTAAGAGTCAAGTCTGGAGCGCAAATAAGCTCTGGCACGTTTGGAACGGGAAATGCTGGCAACATATCGGTGCAGGTTAAAGACACTGTCTCTCTCTCTGGCTACAGCTATATCAGCAGCGGCGTAAGCTCTACAGCCAAGGGCGATGGTGGTGATATCCAGATTAAGGCTGGATCGCTTTTGATGACTGATGATACTGGGCTTAGTACCATAACCGATGGGCTGGGGGATGCTGGCAACATATCGGTGCAGGTTAAAGACGCAGTCTCTCTCACGGACAGCTCTATCGGTAGCCAAGTGGGCTTTTTTAAAGCAGAGGGCGATGGCGGCAACATCTATCTTGAGGCTGAGTCGCTCTTTATGACTGATGGCGCTCGATTGAACGCTAGCACCGTTGGACAGGGGGCGGCGGGAAATATTCAGATCAATGCATCTGATTCTGTCAGCATTTCTGGGGTTCAGCTAGATGGCTTACCATACTCTAGTGGGTTATTTACTAACACGGTTGAAACAGCTACTGGTCAAAGCGGTGATATCGTAATTAATACTGATGCCTTACGCATATCGGATAGAGCGCTTTTGAGTACACAAACTAGAAATGCCTTTCGTGGCGGGAATATCACTGTTAATGCCAAAACCCTTGAGGTTACTAGCGGTGGGCAACTTCTTACCACAGCCTTCAGCAGCGGAAAAGCAGGTGACATCACTGTCAATTCCACTGACAGCATCACTATCTCTGGTAGCGCTCCCACTCCTACCTTTGGAGATCAATTTGCTATATCTGACAGTAGGGACGTATTTTCAAATGATAGTCCTGCCAGTGGCTTGTTTGTTCGGGTTCAAGGTAATGAAGCTGCTAATGCAGGCGACATAAAAGTTACTGCTCGATCCATCCGTTTGGACAATAAAGGAACTCTCTCGGCTGAAACCACATTTGGTGAAGGTGGCAATATCATCCTCAATGTCAGAGATATTCTACTACTGCGTAACAACAGCAGCATCACTGCCACTGCTGGAACTGCACAGCAGGATGGTGGAAACGGTGGCAACATTACTATCAATGCCCCTAATGGCTTCATCGTTGCTAACCCTAATGGAAATAATGACATCACTGCTAATGCGTTTACTGGCAGTGGTGGGAAAATCACAATTAATGCTACTAATATTTTTGGAATTACACCTCTGAGTCGGCAAGAGCTTGAGAAGTTGCGTCCTGATTTAAACTCCAGTCAATTACTAACAAACGATATCACAGCAATTTCGCGAACGAACCCTTCTTTAAGTGGCACTATAGAACTCAACACACCCGATATCGACCCCAATAGTAGCTTAGTCAATTTGCCATCAGTACCAGTTGATACTGAAGTAGCACAAAGCTGTACTGCGGGTGGAACTGTAGCTAAGAGCCAATTTATCATCACTGGACGCGGCGGCTTACCTCCTAATGCGGGCGAGACCCTCAGCACTGATGCAGTACAAGTAGATTTAATTACTCTCAATTCTCGCAGTGATAACCGCAATAGTCCATCTGTTACCAGCAAAACAACTACCGCCATACCAGAACGGATTGTAGAAGCGACTGGTTGGATGCGAAACGAAAAAGGGGAAGTCGTCTTCATAGCACATTCTCCCATCACCACGCCTCAAAGTCCTTGGTTTACTCAACCGGATTGCAGGGCAAGTTAG
- a CDS encoding DUF1822 family protein, translated as MMSNKTGFLTFTGPITPGARRLAEQLCRQQATPEKGEQVRLNTLSVSFVNSYLQCMGFETDLEVSDSWNPVQHLLMDVADLSLKNLGSLECRPVLSGEQFVYVPPEAQSNRIGYVAVQISKSFREAKLLGFVKEVSDDVLSIGQLHSLEDLLDYLEYLTQLNTAKLADDSLTVNNNLLKLTQWFEKIFDAGWQEIEALLPTQPVYAASGLRSNKGDLVSRGKLIDLGKLLTQQLVVLVVTLTPDNEQEMDVIVEVHSTGKDNYLPPNLHLTLLDCDGASVMEAQTRSTNKNIQLQFSGEIGERFSVKLALENITAIESFAI; from the coding sequence ATGATGAGCAACAAAACAGGTTTTTTAACATTTACAGGACCGATAACTCCGGGTGCTAGGCGGCTAGCTGAACAGTTATGTAGACAACAAGCCACGCCTGAAAAAGGCGAACAAGTCCGTCTCAATACTTTATCTGTATCTTTTGTGAATTCATATCTACAATGCATGGGGTTCGAGACAGACTTGGAAGTGAGTGACAGTTGGAACCCAGTGCAGCATCTACTGATGGACGTTGCCGATCTATCGCTAAAAAATTTAGGCTCCTTAGAATGCCGTCCTGTGTTGTCAGGGGAACAGTTTGTCTATGTGCCACCCGAAGCACAGTCAAACCGCATCGGCTATGTAGCTGTGCAGATTAGTAAATCATTTCGAGAGGCAAAGTTGCTAGGGTTTGTTAAGGAAGTATCAGATGATGTATTATCAATCGGTCAACTGCATTCTTTGGAAGATTTACTGGATTATTTAGAATATCTCACTCAATTAAATACAGCCAAATTAGCTGATGATTCGCTCACAGTTAATAATAATTTGTTGAAATTAACGCAATGGTTTGAGAAAATTTTTGATGCTGGGTGGCAAGAAATTGAAGCTCTCTTACCCACTCAACCAGTCTATGCAGCTAGTGGACTTAGAAGTAATAAAGGCGATTTGGTTAGCAGGGGCAAGTTGATTGATTTGGGAAAACTTTTGACCCAGCAACTGGTCGTTCTAGTCGTTACTCTCACTCCAGATAACGAGCAGGAAATGGATGTTATCGTGGAAGTACATTCCACAGGCAAAGACAATTATTTGCCACCAAATCTCCATTTGACATTGTTGGATTGTGATGGAGCATCTGTCATGGAAGCCCAAACTAGAAGCACCAATAAGAACATTCAATTACAATTTAGTGGCGAGATAGGAGAGCGTTTCAGCGTTAAACTGGCTTTGGAGAATATCACCGCTATAGAATCTTTTGCCATCTAA
- a CDS encoding DUF928 domain-containing protein, which translates to MKLSVQKIQLSLAISLILLSCTQVQAQLRHPTRQLNRSLIFAAPPPPSDIGEPGKRSEAGSRGCGQDVNESVTSVSQKRLTALAPVYSKSELVFGTTIAERPSFWFYVPYSSSFAYGEFVLEDEAQNQNIYKVALTGAPGVISLRLPSKAVPLEIGKKYRWYFNIYCKKDNKIIADVEGYVKREQLNSALKTQLEKATPSQRVALYGTNGIWYEALSTAVQLRRTQPQETSWAALLQTVGLSDVATEPKVECCNLENQQ; encoded by the coding sequence ATGAAATTGTCTGTGCAAAAGATTCAACTTTCCCTCGCCATCAGTTTAATACTCCTTAGCTGTACACAAGTGCAGGCACAGCTTAGACATCCCACAAGACAATTAAACCGATCGTTGATTTTCGCAGCGCCGCCCCCACCATCAGACATTGGGGAACCAGGTAAGCGATCGGAAGCAGGTAGCCGTGGCTGTGGTCAGGACGTGAATGAGTCCGTGACTTCTGTTTCTCAAAAGCGGCTCACAGCCTTAGCCCCTGTTTATTCAAAGTCAGAATTAGTGTTTGGAACAACGATTGCCGAGCGTCCCAGTTTTTGGTTCTATGTTCCTTATTCGTCGTCCTTTGCGTATGGAGAATTTGTGCTGGAAGATGAAGCACAAAATCAGAATATATACAAAGTTGCTTTGACGGGGGCACCAGGAGTGATTAGCCTTCGCTTGCCATCAAAAGCAGTACCTCTAGAAATTGGCAAGAAGTATCGTTGGTATTTTAACATCTACTGTAAGAAGGATAATAAAATTATTGCTGATGTTGAAGGGTACGTAAAACGGGAGCAACTGAACTCTGCTCTGAAAACTCAATTAGAAAAAGCGACACCAAGTCAGCGCGTAGCCCTTTATGGTACTAATGGTATTTGGTATGAGGCGCTGAGTACTGCTGTCCAATTGCGTCGCACTCAACCGCAAGAAACTTCTTGGGCGGCGCTGTTGCAAACTGTTGGTTTGAGTGATGTGGCAACTGAACCAAAAGTGGAGTGCTGCAACTTAGAAAATCAGCAGTGA
- a CDS encoding CHASE2 domain-containing protein: MRKLVVLKLDGDLEVGVRVTLEIGFEGFRPSTEISGQLPPNPDMATSLNQWQSTYGSLWKFTRIKAKKIVYDGSISQRREECDKLTSELRSLLNNWLLAESFRSVREKCLKHLMPEDEVRVLIRTASVQLKKLPWHLWDLVDRDYPKAEVALSVPQSEQVADALEATSFRKKIRILAILGDSDGIDVKQDRQLLEKLPGAATSFLVKPQRQDINDELWKQPWNILFFAGHSKSEGDTGCIYINETDKLTIDELRYALKHAVAKGLQLAIFNSCDGLGLARELQDLQIPQIIVMREPVPDLVAQKFLKYFLEVFSSGQSIYAAVRIARERLKGIEKEYPGATWLPVICEHPTVVPMTWSKSQWFFNTRHLRTLLLVSLLLTTGVLGIRYQGGLQTSELFFYDRLMRSRPQEKQDSRLLIVTVTEDDLKLKEQQQGKGSLSDIALARLLEKLVQFQPRTIGLDIYRDEPSQSNQASLATRLKTDDKFFAICKVKDRTKDHPGISPPLGVPSERQGFSDTVPDSDGFLRRHLLAMQPADPTSPCTAPYALNAQLAFHYLEKEGIFAKYSPQGDLQLGNVVFKRLRSHMGGYQQVDTEGYQILLNYRSYRGSPLEIAPKVTLTDVLRNKVNPEQVKDRIVLIGTTAPSFRDYLLTPYMTKQGFYQEIPGVILQAQMVSQIVSAVKNGRPLLSVLPVWGEVLWIWSWSVVGGAIAWRYRSGLNLILVGGGAIGVLYVLCFILCCQGVWVPLVPSALLLTVTGGAVAIYLTSQPSQRQLISTT; this comes from the coding sequence ATGAGAAAGTTAGTTGTCCTAAAACTAGATGGCGATTTAGAGGTGGGAGTGCGGGTGACGCTGGAGATTGGGTTTGAAGGTTTTCGCCCCAGTACAGAAATCTCCGGACAACTGCCTCCAAATCCAGATATGGCAACTTCCCTTAACCAGTGGCAGTCAACCTATGGTAGTCTGTGGAAATTTACCCGCATCAAAGCTAAAAAAATTGTTTACGATGGTTCCATCAGCCAGCGACGCGAGGAGTGCGACAAGTTAACTAGTGAGTTGCGATCGCTCCTGAATAACTGGTTGCTGGCAGAGTCTTTTCGTTCTGTCAGGGAAAAATGCCTCAAACACTTAATGCCAGAGGACGAAGTCAGGGTATTGATTCGCACTGCTTCGGTGCAGCTAAAAAAACTTCCCTGGCATTTATGGGATTTAGTGGATCGGGATTATCCAAAAGCTGAAGTCGCCTTGAGCGTTCCTCAATCAGAACAAGTGGCAGATGCATTGGAGGCAACTTCCTTTAGAAAGAAAATTAGAATTTTGGCGATTTTGGGCGATAGTGATGGTATTGATGTGAAGCAAGACCGCCAGTTACTAGAAAAATTACCCGGTGCTGCTACGAGTTTTTTGGTAAAGCCTCAACGTCAAGACATCAACGATGAGTTGTGGAAACAACCCTGGAATATCTTATTTTTCGCCGGTCATAGCAAGAGCGAGGGTGACACTGGTTGCATCTATATTAATGAGACAGATAAATTAACAATTGATGAACTTAGGTATGCCCTGAAACATGCTGTTGCCAAGGGGTTACAATTAGCGATTTTCAACTCCTGTGATGGATTGGGATTAGCGCGAGAACTACAAGATTTGCAGATTCCGCAAATTATTGTCATGCGGGAGCCAGTGCCAGACTTAGTGGCTCAAAAATTTTTAAAGTATTTTCTGGAGGTTTTTTCATCAGGACAGTCTATATATGCTGCAGTTCGCATTGCCAGAGAAAGGCTCAAAGGAATAGAAAAGGAATATCCTGGTGCAACTTGGTTACCAGTGATTTGCGAACATCCTACCGTAGTGCCAATGACGTGGTCAAAGTCTCAATGGTTTTTCAATACACGTCACCTGAGAACCTTGCTACTTGTGAGCCTGCTGCTAACTACTGGTGTACTGGGGATAAGATACCAAGGAGGGTTGCAAACATCGGAGTTGTTCTTTTATGACAGACTTATGCGATCGCGTCCCCAGGAAAAGCAAGATTCGCGCCTGTTGATAGTCACTGTCACCGAAGATGATTTGAAACTAAAAGAACAGCAACAAGGAAAAGGGTCGCTCTCAGATATAGCACTGGCGCGGCTGTTGGAAAAACTTGTACAGTTCCAACCGCGAACCATTGGCTTGGATATCTATCGTGATGAGCCATCACAATCCAACCAAGCTTCTTTAGCGACTCGGCTAAAAACAGATGACAAGTTCTTTGCGATTTGCAAAGTAAAAGATCGCACAAAAGACCATCCGGGAATTTCACCTCCCTTAGGGGTGCCGTCAGAACGCCAAGGATTTAGTGATACTGTCCCAGACTCAGACGGCTTTCTGCGTCGCCATTTATTGGCAATGCAACCAGCAGATCCAACATCCCCATGTACTGCACCCTACGCCCTTAACGCTCAACTCGCATTCCACTACCTAGAGAAGGAGGGGATTTTTGCCAAATACAGTCCCCAAGGGGATTTGCAGCTAGGCAACGTTGTATTTAAGCGGTTGCGGTCTCACATGGGTGGCTATCAACAAGTGGATACAGAGGGCTATCAAATATTGCTCAATTACCGCTCTTACCGAGGTTCTCCTTTAGAAATTGCCCCCAAAGTTACACTGACAGATGTTCTTAGGAATAAGGTCAACCCGGAACAAGTCAAAGATCGAATTGTCCTCATTGGTACTACTGCTCCAAGCTTCCGTGATTATCTTCTTACACCATACATGACCAAGCAGGGGTTTTACCAGGAAATACCAGGGGTCATTCTGCAAGCACAAATGGTGAGTCAAATCGTAAGTGCGGTGAAAAATGGACGACCTTTATTATCAGTTTTGCCTGTTTGGGGTGAAGTGTTATGGATTTGGAGTTGGTCGGTGGTTGGAGGAGCAATTGCTTGGCGCTATCGGTCAGGACTAAACCTCATACTAGTGGGTGGAGGCGCAATAGGCGTTTTATACGTTCTTTGCTTTATTCTCTGTTGCCAAGGGGTCTGGGTTCCCCTCGTTCCATCAGCTTTACTTCTCACAGTTACTGGCGGTGCTGTAGCGATCTACCTCACTTCACAACCAAGTCAGCGACAACTGATTTCTACAACTTGA
- a CDS encoding AAA family ATPase has translation MSRWFNTAGPCKADKHYMLAPTSRLPDLEQLIEQESYFVIHAPRQTGKTTAMLALAKQLTGSGRYTAVMVSAEVGAPYRDDPGAAELAILGAWRNAISVRLPQDLQPPNWVYREPGQRIQASLQAWAQASSRPLVLLIDEIDSLQDEALISILRQLRDGYPNRPENFPLSVGLIGLRDVRDYKVASGGSVREASPTENRLNTSSPFNIKVSSLTLRDFNTSEVEELYQQHTLDTGQVFTAQAISIAFDLTQGQPWLVNALAKEVVEKMVKDRNVAITHEHILQAKEILIARKDTHLDSLAERLREPRVKAIIEPMLAGLKLGDVPPDDIQFVIDLGLCKMNPQGGLIIANPIYREILPRVLTITPSASLPAISPSWLTQNGELNTDDLLQAFLKFWRQHGEPLLGSTGYHEIAPHLVLMAFLHRVINGGGTLEREYAIGSDRMDLCLRYGNVTLGIEIKVWRNKKGDPLSEGLEQLDSYLARLGLESGWLFIFDRRTKAPPIEERLSTQITSTKNQRSVTVIRA, from the coding sequence ATGTCTCGCTGGTTCAACACCGCAGGTCCCTGTAAAGCTGACAAACACTATATGCTGGCACCCACCAGCCGATTGCCTGATTTGGAGCAGTTAATTGAGCAAGAAAGTTACTTTGTAATTCATGCGCCTCGCCAAACGGGTAAAACAACTGCAATGTTAGCACTAGCAAAACAGCTAACGGGTAGTGGGCGCTACACGGCGGTCATGGTATCTGCGGAAGTGGGAGCGCCCTATCGTGATGACCCAGGCGCGGCAGAACTAGCGATTCTTGGTGCTTGGCGCAATGCTATTTCAGTTCGTTTACCTCAAGATTTACAACCTCCGAATTGGGTTTATAGGGAACCGGGACAGAGAATTCAAGCTAGTTTACAGGCTTGGGCGCAAGCTTCGTCACGACCGTTAGTACTACTTATTGATGAAATTGACTCTTTACAAGATGAAGCACTAATTTCTATTTTGCGACAACTACGCGATGGTTATCCCAACCGTCCCGAAAACTTCCCGTTGTCAGTAGGGTTAATAGGTTTACGGGATGTACGTGACTATAAAGTCGCATCAGGCGGTAGCGTTCGCGAAGCGTCTCCTACGGAGAATCGGTTAAATACGTCGAGTCCGTTCAATATTAAAGTCAGTTCGCTAACACTGAGAGATTTTAATACTTCTGAGGTAGAAGAATTGTATCAGCAACATACCTTGGATACAGGACAAGTTTTCACAGCACAAGCAATCTCTATAGCGTTTGATTTGACTCAGGGACAACCTTGGTTAGTGAATGCATTAGCCAAAGAAGTTGTAGAAAAGATGGTGAAGGATAGAAATGTAGCCATTACACACGAACATATTTTGCAAGCGAAGGAAATATTAATTGCGCGTAAAGACACTCATCTTGATTCACTTGCTGAAAGACTTCGAGAACCAAGGGTAAAGGCAATTATTGAACCAATGCTAGCAGGTTTGAAACTAGGGGATGTGCCACCGGATGATATCCAATTTGTTATCGACTTAGGTTTATGTAAAATGAACCCGCAAGGAGGATTAATAATTGCAAATCCGATTTATCGCGAAATATTACCTAGAGTATTAACGATAACACCTTCAGCTTCACTACCTGCAATTTCACCGTCTTGGTTAACACAAAACGGCGAATTAAATACTGACGATTTACTGCAAGCGTTTTTGAAATTCTGGCGTCAGCATGGTGAACCATTATTAGGTAGCACCGGATACCACGAAATTGCACCCCATCTAGTACTGATGGCATTTTTACACCGGGTTATCAATGGTGGTGGGACTTTAGAGCGCGAGTATGCAATCGGAAGTGACCGTATGGACTTATGTTTAAGATACGGGAATGTCACATTAGGAATCGAGATAAAAGTTTGGCGCAATAAAAAAGGAGACCCACTATCTGAGGGTCTTGAACAATTAGATTCATATTTGGCACGCTTAGGATTAGAATCGGGTTGGTTGTTTATTTTTGATCGGCGTACTAAGGCACCACCAATTGAAGAACGTTTATCAACTCAAATTACATCTACAAAAAATCAACGTTCTGTCACTGTTATACGTGCATAG